Genomic segment of Rhodococcus sp. W8901:
GTGCGACGCCCGCGGCAACCCCAAGGGTCCGCAGATCGATGCCACCGCGACGATCCTCGACGACGTCGGCACCGACCGGGCCCGCGCCGCGATCGCCCGCAAGTACGGGATCCTCGGCTGGATCGGCGTCAAGGGCAGTCTGATTCGACGCGGACGTAGTGGGACGGTGGGGGTGGCGGTAACGCAGTAGCGCTTCCGGGAGATGAACCAGAAGACAAGTATTCAGCGAAGAGTCCGAGGAAAGGCACACGATGGGTTCGAACGACATTGCAGCTCAGGTCGGTAATTGGCTCCGCGACGGCATGCTCGCCGGGAATCCGCTGGCGCTCGCGGCCGCCGCGATCCTCGTGCCGCTCGGCATGATTTTCGGATCGACAACGCTGTAGTTGCGCCAGGCGGGAGCATCGTCGACGCCGGGTCGGGGACAGCGTCTGCCGTACCGACACATCAGAGCTCGAACCCGGCGACGGCGTTCCCGGTCAGCGGATTATGTTCGCGGGCATAGATTTCCAGGGTGGCGGGGTTCTTGTGTCCGGTCTGCCGCATGACTTCGTGGGCTTGGGCGCCGTTGCGGAACGCCTGGGTGACGAACCCGGCGCGCAGGGAGTGCCCGCCCAGTTTCGCGATCTTGGCGGGAGTCAGACCGGCGTCGGTGGCAGCGCGGCGGATCACCCCGTGAATGCCCTGCCCGGTCAGTGCGGCCTCGCCGATGTTCCCGTTCACGCGCAGCGGCCGGAACACCGGGGAGGTCGCGACGTCGGGATCGAGATCCGGGTAGGGGACATGGCAGATGTGCGTGGCGAATCTGCCGGGGGCGTCGAGTAGCTGGGCGGTAGCGTCGCGGCCGCCCCGATGGTGGGCGAGGAGGACATCGAGCCAGCGCCGGTACACGCACGGTGGGCAGGAGCGGTGCCCGACGGCGAACGGCGTGGCCTTGACCATGCCGTCACCGACCTGGTCGGTCTTCGATCTGCGCACCAGGATGTGCAGGCCGTCCTGCGGGTGCAGGGTGATGTCCCGCAGCTGGAGACCCGACAACTCGGAGCGGCGGAACGCCCCCAGGAATCCGAGCAGAATGACCGCCGAGTCGCGGCGTTCGCGCAGCCGGTCCTGCCACGTGTCGGCGTTCTCACGCAGGGTGGTGAGGATGTAGCTGATCTCGTCTCCGAGGAGGGGCGCGACACGCTTGGTTGGGCGCTCCCCGGCCGCGGCGTAGGTACGGCGGATTCCCGCCAACGTGTCCTTGACGATCTGCGTGCCGCCGGGGGCGGGTCGCGAGCAGGCGCGGTGCCAGTAGTTGATCGACGCCACCCATCGGGTGAGCGTGTTCGTCGCGTAGACGCGGTCCCCGGTCCCGGTGCGCCGCTCGGCGTGCTCGGTGAGATAGTCGGCGACGGTGTGCGGGTGCGCCGGCATCGGCACGTGGCCGCGCTCGGCACACCAGGCGCGGAACTTGTCCCAGTCGCCCCGGTAGTTCCGGACCGTCGACGGCGCGTGCCGCTGCTCGAGTGCCGCGACGATCCGAGCCTCCGCCGAGGCAGACAGTGCCGGGACGGCAGGTTCCATCCCCGGCGCCGACCGGGGCGTCGGACGTTCCGGAACGGCGGGCAGTGCGGGTACGGACGTGGCGATGTCGCCCTGCTCGCTCACATCCGTGCTCCTCTCGTCCCCGACGGGATGAGCGTACCGAGCGGTTCCGACATTTCCGGATGCCCAGCGGCCGGGATCACCCCACCCCGTCACAGTGACGAAATGACGCCATGTCCCGGGAAGAATTCAACGCGGGTGTGCAGGCTCTTCTTGCGGGTCCGGCGCGCCCGGCCGCACGCGATGTCGACAGGCGACGCCCACCCGGAACTGCTCGATACATGATGGCGCTAACTGTCATTAGCGTGGGTAGGACGATTCCGACGGTCCGGCAGTGCTGTTGGGGCCGTCCGGTCGCTGGTCCGTCACCCCGCGTGCCGCAGCGCCACCGGCGGCAGGAACTCGGCCTCGAAGGACCGGGACCACCAGTCGCCGGTGATGCGGCGCTCCTCGCGGGTGGTGAACCGGTAGCGGAACATCCGGGCCCGCACGAACGCGGGCGGGGCATCCGGGAACGGATTGTGGTGCAGCAGTTTCAGGATCGAGCTGTCGCCCGCGAGCAGCCGGCCCACCAACCCGCCGAACCACGGCGTCGCGTAGCCGGGGGAGATCGCGGCGAACCACATGAGCCAGTCCAGCCGCAGGTGATACGGAGCGAATTGGCGCGGCCGCCGCCCCAGGTCGCCCGGTTTGCCCTTGAACTCGTATGCGCGCCACTCGCTGTCGGCGGTCACGTCCTCGTCCGCGGTGCCCTCGATGACGATCTCGTGCCGGGTCTTCGTGACGTGGCCGAACGCGCCGTAGGTGTTCACCAGGTGCCACGGATCGAACGATGCGTTCATCATCTGGTGGCTGGAGAACATGTTCCGCACAGGGCGGTAGCTCAGGGCGACGACGGCCACCGTCACCGCGAGGACCGGTACCGCGAACCACACCGGCACCGCCCCGACGCCGCCCGGCACCGTCACCGGCAGGACGAACTGCCAGAAACCGTCGGGCAGCACCGACAGCCCCAGCACGATCGCGAGCCAGTTGAGCCACGAGAAGTTGCCGCTCGCCACCAACCACAACTGGGTCACGACCATGATCCCGGCGGCGCCACCGGCGACCGGCTGCGGGGCGAACAGGAAGAACGGCACGATCAGCTGCGTGAAGTGGTTGCCGGCGACCTCGACCTTGTGCAGGCGCCGGGGCAGGTGGTGGAAGTACCAGCTCAGCGGGCCGGGCATCGGCTGCGTCTCGTGGTGGTAGTACAGGCACGTCAGATCCCGCCAACACCGGTCGCCACGGATCTTGATCAGGCCGGCGCCGAACTCGAGCCGGAACAGCAGCCAGCGCAGCAGCAGCAACGTCAACACCGGCGGGGCGGTATCCCAGTTCCCGACGAACACCGCGAGCAGTCCCACCTCGAGCAGCAGCGACTCCCACCCGAAGCTGTACCAGAGTTGCCCGACGTTGACGATCGACAGATACAGCCCCCACAGCAGCAGCCACCCCAGCATCGACACCGGCAGCGGGAGCCGGTCGATCAACCCGAGCAGTGCGAGCCCGGACAGCCCCGCGCCCGACCATGCGACGGCCGCGAAGAAGCGGTCCGAGTAGTGCACGTGGAAGATGCTCGGTGACCGTTGCCAGCGCGTCGCGTCGACGAAACGCCTGGCCGGCAGCAAGCCGTGGTCGCCGATGAGCGGTTTGAACTGATTGGCCGCCACCAGGAACGCAGCCAGGTAGATCGCGGCCAGCCCCTCCTTGAAGAACAGCCGCGACAGCCAGTAGCCGTCCGCGTCCAACCAGTCCACAGCAGACCCTTCTGCTGTGGACGTTACTCGCTCACACCAGGTGCGGCAGGACCTCCTGCTCGAGCAACTCGAGACCGGACGTGTCGTATGCCGCCTCGGGCACGTAGAAGATCGCGTACTCCAGGCCCTGCTTCTTCAGCGCGGTCAGGTTCTCCACGATCTGCTCCGGGGTGCCGACGGCGGGCATGCCGCGGAATGCGTTCAGCGACGCGTCCGCCTTCTCGGCGCCGACGATCGGCGCCAGACGGGCCCGGAGCGCCTCGAGCCGATCCTGCACCTCGGCCTCGGTGCGGCCGATCGCGACGTTGTAGTTCGCGGACCGGGTGATGGCGTCGAAATCGGTGCCCACCTCCGCACAATGCCGGCGCAGGACCTCGGACTTGTGCGCGAACACCTCGGGGGTGCCGTCGAAGTTGGTGTACTGCGCGTACTTCGCCGCGATCTTCAATGTCACCTTCTCGCCGCCGCCGGCGATCCACAGCGGGATGCCGCTGTCCTGCAGCGGTAGCGGCCGGACGATCGCGCCGTCGACCTGGTAGTGCTTGCCGTCCAGCGTCGCGGTGCCCGTGGTCCACGCCTGCCGGAAGATCTGCACGCCCTCGTCGAGTCGCCCCAGCCGCTCACCGGCGGACGGGAATCCGTAGCCGTAGGCCCGCCACTCGTCCTCGTACCAGCCGCCGCCGATGCCCATCTCGACGCGTCCGCCGGAGATGAGGTCGGTGGTCGCGGCGACCTTCGCGAGATAGGCGGGGTTGCGGTAGCTCATCGCGGTGCACATCTGCCCCAGGCGTACCCGGTCGGTGACCGCGGCGAACGCCGCCATCAGCGACCACGCCTCGTGCGTCGCCTCCTCGGTGGGTTCGGGGACGGTGTGGAAGTGGTCGTAGACCCAGATCGACTCCCACGGCCCGTCGTCGGCGCGCAGCGCGAGGTCGCGCATCACCCGCCACTGATCGGCCGGGTCGATCCCGACCAGGTCCAGTCGCCAGCCCTGGGGCACGAAGAGTCCGAATCGCATCTGCGGGTCCTTTTCTCGCGAGGGATCTGCGGGGCTGCCAGTTACACGGCGTCCACGTACAGCCATCTTCCGTCCTCGCGGACGAACGTGCTGTGTTCGCGCATCGAGCCGCGTTCGCCGTGGTCGACGTAGTACGCGACGAATTCGACGGTGCCGGTGGTGTCCAGCAGGCCGCCCCCGCCGGTGCTCAGCACGTCCAGTCGGCGCCACACCTGCTCGGGGTCGAGATCCAACCGCTTCGGCCGGGTGCTCGGGTGCCAGGTCCGCAGCAGGTACGCCTCGTCGCCGACGGCGAACGCCGCATAGCGCGACCGCATCAACTGCTCGGCGGTCGGTGCCTCGGCGTCGCCGCGGTGGAAGCGGCCGCAGCACTGTCCGTACTGCTCGCCGGACAGGCACGGGCAGCGGTCGTCGTTCGAGATCGTGGTCATCGGGACCCTCACTGTGCCTGGCTGACGGAGGACATGTGGAAGTCCGGAATGCGCATGGGCGGCATGGCGGTTCGGGTGAACCAGTCCTTCCACTCGCGGGGCAGGGTCGCCTCGGCGGCGCCCACCTCGGTGGTCCGGCGCAGCAGGTCCAGCGGGCTCTCGTTGAAGCGGAAGTTGTTGACCGACGCGGTGACCGCGCCGTCCTCGACCAGGTACACCCCGTCCCGTGTCAGCCCGGTGACCAGCGCCGTGGCCGGATCGACCTCGCGGATGTACCACAGCGTCGTCAGCAACAGCCCGCGTTCGGTGCGCGCGACCATGTCGTCGAGGGACGCGTCCCCGCCGCCGGTGAGCAGTAGATTGTCGCCCGGCACGGCAACGGGCGCGCCGAACTCGGCGGCCGCCGCGCGCGGGTACGCGAGTGCGTTGATCACGCCGTCGCGGATCCAGTCCACGCGCGCGGCGTCCATGCCGTTGTCGAACACCGACAGGGTGTCGCTCGACGAGGTGGCCGCGACGAACGGGGCGTACCCGAGCCG
This window contains:
- a CDS encoding PPOX class F420-dependent oxidoreductase — protein: MTTTLDEIGAAKYVLLTTFRKDGTPVPTPLWAAMDDGRLLMWTVTESWKVKRIRRSPRVTIGVCDARGNPKGPQIDATATILDDVGTDRARAAIARKYGILGWIGVKGSLIRRGRSGTVGVAVTQ
- a CDS encoding site-specific integrase, which produces MEPAVPALSASAEARIVAALEQRHAPSTVRNYRGDWDKFRAWCAERGHVPMPAHPHTVADYLTEHAERRTGTGDRVYATNTLTRWVASINYWHRACSRPAPGGTQIVKDTLAGIRRTYAAAGERPTKRVAPLLGDEISYILTTLRENADTWQDRLRERRDSAVILLGFLGAFRRSELSGLQLRDITLHPQDGLHILVRRSKTDQVGDGMVKATPFAVGHRSCPPCVYRRWLDVLLAHHRGGRDATAQLLDAPGRFATHICHVPYPDLDPDVATSPVFRPLRVNGNIGEAALTGQGIHGVIRRAATDAGLTPAKIAKLGGHSLRAGFVTQAFRNGAQAHEVMRQTGHKNPATLEIYAREHNPLTGNAVAGFEL
- a CDS encoding lipase maturation factor family protein codes for the protein MDWLDADGYWLSRLFFKEGLAAIYLAAFLVAANQFKPLIGDHGLLPARRFVDATRWQRSPSIFHVHYSDRFFAAVAWSGAGLSGLALLGLIDRLPLPVSMLGWLLLWGLYLSIVNVGQLWYSFGWESLLLEVGLLAVFVGNWDTAPPVLTLLLLRWLLFRLEFGAGLIKIRGDRCWRDLTCLYYHHETQPMPGPLSWYFHHLPRRLHKVEVAGNHFTQLIVPFFLFAPQPVAGGAAGIMVVTQLWLVASGNFSWLNWLAIVLGLSVLPDGFWQFVLPVTVPGGVGAVPVWFAVPVLAVTVAVVALSYRPVRNMFSSHQMMNASFDPWHLVNTYGAFGHVTKTRHEIVIEGTADEDVTADSEWRAYEFKGKPGDLGRRPRQFAPYHLRLDWLMWFAAISPGYATPWFGGLVGRLLAGDSSILKLLHHNPFPDAPPAFVRARMFRYRFTTREERRITGDWWSRSFEAEFLPPVALRHAG
- a CDS encoding LLM class F420-dependent oxidoreductase, with protein sequence MRFGLFVPQGWRLDLVGIDPADQWRVMRDLALRADDGPWESIWVYDHFHTVPEPTEEATHEAWSLMAAFAAVTDRVRLGQMCTAMSYRNPAYLAKVAATTDLISGGRVEMGIGGGWYEDEWRAYGYGFPSAGERLGRLDEGVQIFRQAWTTGTATLDGKHYQVDGAIVRPLPLQDSGIPLWIAGGGEKVTLKIAAKYAQYTNFDGTPEVFAHKSEVLRRHCAEVGTDFDAITRSANYNVAIGRTEAEVQDRLEALRARLAPIVGAEKADASLNAFRGMPAVGTPEQIVENLTALKKQGLEYAIFYVPEAAYDTSGLELLEQEVLPHLV
- a CDS encoding YchJ family protein — its product is MTTISNDDRCPCLSGEQYGQCCGRFHRGDAEAPTAEQLMRSRYAAFAVGDEAYLLRTWHPSTRPKRLDLDPEQVWRRLDVLSTGGGGLLDTTGTVEFVAYYVDHGERGSMREHSTFVREDGRWLYVDAV